Part of the Kitasatospora sp. NBC_01266 genome, TGGCGACCGTGCTGGCGGGCTGGTGGCTGCGCCAGGGGGAGGCGGCGATCTGGCGGTTGGTCCGCCTCACCGCGCGGGCCGCCGTCACCACCGCCGGGGCCTGGGCGGTGGCGCCGCGCCGGCTGCTCGCGCTCTGCGCCGCGCTGCGCGAGGGTCTCGGGGCGCGGTGGCGAGGGGCGACGCGGGCGGTCGTCCGCTGCGGCGAGCCGGCGTCGCGGCCGGCCTCGACACTACTGCGGCACTCGGTGATCAGACGGGGACCACCCGGCGGACCGGTCGGCTTCCGACCCCTCCGCCTGACCTGATCACACCTCCGCACGCACCGCCGCCCACCAGGGCAGGCGTCAGCGTGCCATGTCCCAGTACGGAGAACACATCATCATGCGCAGGTCTCCGCAGTCCCGTTCGGGCCACTCCCGTTCCGGCCAGTCCCGCTCCCGTCGCGCCGCCGCTGTTGCCGCGCTGGCCGGCGCCGCCGTGCTGCTGGTCGCCGGGCCCGCCTCCGCGCACGTCACCGTCCAGCCGCCGAGCGTCTCGAAGGACGCCACCGACCAGACGTTCGCGTTCCGGGTGCCCAACGAGGAGGACAACGCCAACACGGTGAAGGTCGAGGTCGACTTCCCGACCGACACCCCGATCCCCTCGGCGCTGGTCGCCCCCGTGCCCGGCTGGACCGACCAGATCCAGACGGTCAAGCTCGCCACCCCGATCCACACCGACGACGGCGACATCACCGACGTCGTCTCGCAGATCGTCTGGACCGGCGGGCAGATCACGCCGAACCACTACCAGGACTTCACCGTCGACTTCGGCGCGCTGCCCGACGGCACCGACCAGGTGGTGTTCAAGGCGCTGCAGACGTACAGCGACGGGAACATCGTGCGCTGGATCGACCTGCAGAAGCCGGGCCAGCCCGAGCCCGAGCACCCGGCGCCGGTGCTGAAGCTCACCAGCACCCCCGCCGCCACGACCAGCACCACCGTGGCTGCGCCGAAGAGCGACAGTGACTCCACCGCTCGTGCGCTCGGCATCGCGGGCATCGTGGTCGGCGTGCTCGGCGCGGTGGTCGGCGCCGTGCTCGGCCGCCGTGGCAACGGCGGCAGCGGTACGGCCGCGGCCTGACAGCAGGGGCGGGTGCGGGCGGCCGATCCGGTCCGCCCGCACCCGCCCTCGCGTTCACCCCGTACCAGGCGAACTCAGGACCCGAACTGTCGCCGCAGCAGGGCGTCGAAGACGCGGGCACCGAGCAGCCGCCGGGTCTGCACCAGCACCATGGCGGCCGGGGTGACCACGTAGCGTGACCGCGGCCGGGCCGCCAGCACGGCGTGCTCGATCGCCCGGGCCACCGCCGCCGGCTCGCCGGCGATCAGCCGGTTGCGGTAGGCGGTGGCGAACAGCCGCCCGTTCGCGGCGGTCAGTGCGCCGTACGGGCCGTCCGGGACGGCGGAGTCCGCCAGGGTGGCGGCGGCGGTGTCGCCGAAGGACGTGCGGATCACCCCGGGTTCGATCAGGCTCACCTTGATCCCGAACGGCGCCACCTCGAAGCGCAGCGCGTCGCTGAGCGCCTCCAGTGCGTACTTGCTGGCGTGGTAGTAACCGCCGACCGGGAAGACCAGCCGCCCGCCCATCGAGCCGACGTTGACGATCCGGCCCCGGCCCGCCGCGCGCATCCCCGGCAGCACCAGCTGGGTCAGCCGGGCCGGGCCGAACAGGTTGGTCTCGAACTGCCGGCGGACCGCGTCCAGACCGGCCTCCTCGATCGCGCCGTACGCTCCGTAGCCGGCGTTGTTGACCAGCACGCCCACCGAGCCGTGGGCCCGCTCGATCCTGCGGACGGCGGCGGCCATCGACTCCTCGTCGGTGACGTCCAGGGCCTGCGTGTGCGCCCCGGCCTGGGCCAGACCGGCGAGCGTCTCGGGGCGGCGGGCGGTGGCGTAGACGGTCAGCTCACGGCGGCGGGTCAGCCGCTGGGCGGTGGCGTGGCCGATGCCGGAGGAGGTGCCGGTGATCAGGACGGCGGTGGTCATGCTGCTCCTCCTGGTGCTGCTCGGGGTGGCGGGCGTCGCGCACGGCGGCGGGCGGTCGCCGTCAGGGGCGGGCCAGGCGGCGTTCACCGGCGGCGCCGGCCTCGTAGGGCAGCTCGTAGTGCGCGAAGACGGCCGGTTCATCCTCGGCCGGCAGGACGCCGTCGGTGTCGATCGACGGGGAGTCCCTGACCAGGTTCCGCGGGTAGCGCACCTTCAGGTAGCCCGGCCCGACCGTGGCACCGGTGAGCGGGACGAACGCCAGCCGGCGCCGGGTCGGCATGCCGACGGTGACGGTGGCGAAGGCCGGCAGATCGCTGCGCGTGTCGACGTAGATCGCCTCCAGCGGACCGATCTTGCGGCCCTCCGGGTCGACCACGTCGTGGCCTCGCCACTCCCTGATGTCCTCGGGCTCGAACACCTTGCCACCCTCCTCGTCGCGGACGGCCGGACCGGCCGGACCGACCGTTCCATCGTCACGCGCCCGCGCCCGGGTGGCGCGCGGAAGCGCGCGGCGGCTCCTGGGCGCGCAACAGTCGGCGCCGTGCAACACACCCGGCAGCGGGGAGCCGTTCCGGTGCGCGGGCGCGGCGGGCGCTAATGGCGGTACGGCCCGCGGAACCCTCCGCCGGCCGGCCGTGACTCCCCACTCCGCGCAGCGCGGTGTCCCGTCCCGTGAAGGAACGTCATGTCCAGCCAGGTGCACCCCGTCCTCGCGCGGGTCCTCGTCTCCGCCTTCCAGCTGCCCGCCGAAGCGCTGGTGCCGACCGCGACGCTGGAGGAACTCGGCCTCGACTCGCTGGCCGTCGTGGAGCTCAGCGACATCCTCGCCGAGGAGTTCGACCTCGCCATCGCCGACGGCGAGTTGGCCGGTGCCGCCTCGCTGGGGCGGATCGGCGACCTGCTCGGCGAGCTGTCCGGCGCCGTGCCCGAGCACGACGCCAAGGCGCAGCTGCCGTGACCGCGACCCCCGTCACGACTGCCGCGACCGCCGCGACCGCGGGGAACGCCGAGATCGCCGTCACCGGGCTCGGGGTGGTCAGCCCCGCCGGGATCGGTGCCGAGGCCTGCTGGCGCCGGGTCTGCCTGGGGGCGCCGACCGCCGCCGTCGATCCCGAGCTGCGCGGCCTGCGGCCGGACTTCTCCTGCCGGGTGCCGACGTTCGACGCGGTCGGGCGGCTCGGTGCCGCCCTGGCCAGGCGGACCGACCGGTTCACCCAGTTCGCGCTGCTCGCCGCCCAGGAGGCCGTCACCCAGGCCGGCCACGACCCGGCGGGCTGGGACGCCACCCGGGTCGCCGTGGTCACCGGCTCCGCCTTCGGCGGGGTGGGCACGCTGGTCCGGCAGGCCGGGCTGCTCGCCGAGCACGGTGCCGGACGGGTCTCGCCGCTCACCGTGCCGCTGGTGATGGCCAACATGAGTGCCGGGCAGCTCTCCGCCGCGCTCGGCGTGCGCGGGCCCAGCCTGGCCGTCGCCACCGCGTGCGCCTCGGGTGCCACCGCGATCGGGGTGGCTCGCGACCTGCTGCGCTCCGGCGCCTGCGATGTGGCGCTGGCCGGCGGCACGGAGGCGGCCGTCGACCGGCTGACCGCCGCCGCCTTCGCCCGGCTGGACGCGCTGGCGCCGCTGCCCGCCAGCCAGGGCCCGGCGGCCGCCTCCCGCCCGTTCGACGCCGAGCGGCAGGGCTTCGTGCTGGCCGAGGGCGCGGCGGTGCTGGTCCTGGAGCGGCTCGCCGACGCCAAGGCACGCGGGGCGCGGGTGCTCGGCCGCCTGGTCGGGTACGGCGCCGCCGCCGACGCCCACCATCCGACCACCCCGCACCCGGCCGGGGTCGGCCTGGAACTCGCGCTGCGCCGCGCGCTGGCGGACGCGGGCGCGCGGCCGGCCGAGGTCGACCACGTCAACGCGCACGCGACCGGGACACCGCTCGGTGACCTGGCCGAGGCACGGACCCTGCACCGGCTGTTCGGCGCCGTGCCGGTCACCGCCGCCAAGGGCACCCTCGGGCACACCCTCGGCGCGGCCGGTGCGATCGAGGCCGCCCTGACCGTGCTGACGGTGGCCGAGGGGCTGATCCCGCCCACCGCCAACCTGGCCAAGCAGGACCCCGAGATCGACCTGGACGTGGTGCACGGCGCGCCGCGCCCGGCCCGGATCGGCCTCGCACTGACCGACTCGGCGGGCTTCGGCGGGCAGAACGCGGTGCTCGCCTTCGCACCGGCGTGAACGGGCCGCCGAGCGTGCTGCTGGTGCCGGGGATCGGCTCGCTGGTGCCCGGCAGCCTCGCGCCCTACGCCGACCGGTGGCAGGTGCGCGAGGTGCTGGCCGGGCTGGCGGCGCTGCCGCCGGGCGGGGCGGCGGCCGAGCTGCTCACCCGAACCGGTGCGGGAGCCGGTGCCCGAGCCGGCGCTGGACCTGGTGCCCGAGCCGGCGCTGGTGCCGCGCCGCAGTCGGACGAGGCGGTGGCCCAGCTGGCCGGCTATGCGCAGGCCGTCGCGTTCTGCGCGCTGGCCGAGCCCCGGGTGACGGTGGCACGGACGCCGCTGCTCCTCGGGCACAGCCTCGGTGAGCTCGCCGCCTTCGCCGCCGCCGGTGTGTTGACGGTCGGTGACGGGGCCCGCCTGCTGCTGGCCGGCCTGCGGCTGCGGGACGAGCTGGGGCTGCCGGCGGGCGGGCTGCTGGCGCTGCGGCTGCCGGCCGCCGCGACCCGGCGGCTGCTGGTCCGGGTTGCCCTGCCCGGGCTGGCCCTGGCCTGCGACAACGGGCCGGAGCAGTGCGTGGTCAGCGGGCCGCGCCCGGCCGTCGTGGCGCTCGCGGCGCTGGTCCGGGCCGAGGCCGTCCGGTGCAGCCTGCTGCCCACCGGCACGCTCTTCCACAGCCCCGAGCTGGCGCCGGTGGCGCGAGGGGTCCGGGCGCTGGCCGGGACGGTGGAGTTCCGGACGCCCCGAGTGCGGGTGCACGACCCGCTGACCGGCCGGGAGTACCGGTCGGCGGCCGAGTTCCGGGACGGCGTCACCCACCACCTGGTGCGCCCGGTGCCGTTCCGCTGCTGCGTGGCCCGGCTGCGGGCGGCGGGCGTCGCCGACTTCGTGGAGGCGGGGCCACGGGCGCTGCTCGGCCGGCTGGTGGCCGGGCAGCGCGGCGCGGCGGGGTGCGTCAGGCCGGGCTGAGAAGCTGCGGCGCGCGGCCTGCGGCGCGTGGCCTGAGGCGCGTGGTCTCTGGTGCGTGGCCGCTGGCGCGTCGTCAGGCCGGGCCGAACGGGCTGGGCGGCTTGGGGATGCCGGACAGACCGCCGTCGGGGACCGAGACGCCGCCGTCCAGCAGCAGGGCCTGGCCGGTCAGGTAGCCGGCGGCGGGGGAGGCCAGGAAGAGCGCGGCGGCGGCCACCTCCTCGGGGTCGGCCCAGCGGCCGAGCGGGACGTGGGCCAGTAGCCAGTCGCTGAGCGGGCCGTTGGTGTGCGCGAAGGCCGTCATGTCGGTGCGGGTCCACCCCGGGCAGAGCGCGTTCACCCGGATGCCCTGGCGGGCCCAGCCGACCGCCAGGCTGCGGGCCAGTGAGATCTGGGCGGCCTTGGACGCCGCGTACGCCTCCATCATGGGCGTGCCGATCACCCCGGCCAGCGAGGACATCAGCACCAGGCTGGCGGTGTCCCTTGTCGTGCCCCTGGCCTCACCGCTCGCCGCGCTTGCCGCACTCGCCGCGCTCGTCGCCAGGTGCCGGTGGGCGTGGCGGCAGAGCGCCGCCGTGGCGTTCAGATTGACCGCCAGCACCTCGTCCCAGGCCTGCTGAGGCAGCAGCTGAAGCGGCGTCAGCAGCGGGGTGCCGTCCGGCAGTGAGGGCAGGATGCCGGCGTTGTGCACCACCACGTCCAGGCCGCCGAGCAGCCGGGCCGCCTCGTCGACCACCCAGCCGGGCTCGTCGGGCACGGCCAGGTCGCCGGGCACCAGCACCGCGCTGGCGCCGAGCGCCGCGACCTGCTCGGCGGTCGCCTTCAGCGCCTGCTCGCTGCGGGCGCTCAGCGCCAGCTGGGCGCCCGCCTGTGCGAAGGCGAGGGCCACCGCGCGGCCGATCCCGCGCGAGGCACCGGTGATCAGCGCGCGGGTGTGGTCGAGGCGGAAGCTGTCGAGCGTGTTCATCCGGGACTCCTCGCAGTCAGTCAGTCAGTCGGTCGGTCGGTCAGTCGGTCGGTCAGTCGGTGGCAGGGCGATGGCCGGGGCGCCGGTCCAGGTCAGCAGGGTCCTGCCCCAGGTCAGGCCGGCCCCGAAGACGCAGATCAGCACCTTGGCCCCGACGGGCAGCGCTCGCGCGGCGGCGGCCGAGGCGAGCGCGAACGGCGCCGAGGCGGCTCCGATGTTGCCGGTCCGGTCCCCGGTGACGATCAACCGATCGTCCGGGATGCCGAGTTCGGCGCCGAGCCGGCGCAGCAGCACCGGGTTGGGCTGGTGGGCGATGACGGCGTCGAGCGCGTCGAGTTTCAGCCCGTGCTCCGCCAGGCACTCGGCGACCAGGCGCGGGAAGACCGCCGTGATGAAGTCGCGCACCGCCCGGCCGTCCATCTGGATGTGATGGCCGCCGTCGGCCAGGGTGGCCGGTCCGGCGGGCCGCCGGCTGCCGCCCGCCGGGATCAGCACGTGGTGGGCGCCCCGGCCGTCCGAGCCGAGCCGGAAGCCGTGGAATCCGGCGCCCCGGGCCACCGGGCCGAGCACGGCCGCCGCCGCGCCGTCGGCGAAGAGCACGGCGGTGCCGCGATTCGCCGGGTCGATGAACTTGGAGTAGGCCTCGACACCCACCACGGCGGCGTACCCGGCCCCGGGGTCGGCGGCCAGCCAGTCGTGGGCGACCTTGGTGGCGAAGAGCCAGCCGGAGCAGGCGGCGCTCACGTCCAGCGCGGTCGCCTGCTCGGCCGCCAGCAGGGCCTGTACCCGGCAGGCGGTGGCCGGGCCCAGCTCGTCCGGCGTGGAGGTGGCGACGATCAGCAGCCCGAGATCCGCCGGGCCGATCCCGGCGGCCAGGCAGGCGGCCCGGACGGCTTGGGCGGCCAGGTCGGAGGCGGCCTGGTCGGGGGCGGCGACATGGCGCCGGCGCACCCCGGTCCGCTCGGCGATCCAGTCGGCGCTGACCCCGGCCGCGGCGGCCACCGCCTCGTTGCCGCGCACCTCGGCGGGCAGGTAGCTGCCCATGCCGAGGATGCCGATGGGCCCGCCGTCGGCCGGGCTGGGCGAGTTGGCCGGGTCCGGGGTCATCGGGCACCTCGCGACCAGTCGAGCGCGGCGACCAGCGCGGCGGGGTAGTCGGGTGCGCCGAGCGGGACGTCGGCCTGGGTGGCGCCCGGGTCGAGGGCTTCGGCGATCGCGGGCAGGACCGGGGCCAGCTGGTCGCAGAGGCGGTCCATGGCGGTGGGCAACTGCCGCACCGCCTCGGGGGTGAGCAGCCCGGTGGCGAGCAGCGGTCCGGCCAGGCGGCGGGCCTGGACCAGGCCGTGCAGTGCGGCGAGGGCGGAGAGCGGGTCGTGGGCGTCGCCCGGGACGAGCCGGTCGGTGACCGCGTCGGCTGCCAGGGCCTGGGCGGCCACCTCGCCGAGTCGCAGCGCCTGGTCCAGCAGCGGGTTCCACAGCGTCAGGCCGGTTGCCCCGTCGGCTTGGTGGCGCCGCAGGTCGGTGCGGAGCTCGACGGCCAGGCGGTGCCGCAGCGTGGCGACGGTGCCCGGCCACCAGGCCGGGTCGGTGGGGTCGGCCGGGGGTGGCGGCGGCACCGGCCCAGGCGGCTGCTCGGCCTGTGCGCGGCCGGCGTCGAGCAGGATCAGCGTGTTGTCCCCGCCTGCGTTCTCGAACGCCCGGGCCAGGCCCAGGTAGCCGGAGAGCCGGTTGACCGCGAAGAAGCCGGACACCCCGCAGCGGTGTTGGCACTCGCCGACCAGCCGCGCGGTGGCCCGGGTGGCCAGCGCCTTGTGCAGGGCCAGCGACGGGTCGACGGCCGCCCAGGGCGAGAAGGTCATGGCGTGCGGCGCCCCGGGTCCGGCCGCCGCCCGGGTACCGGCACCGGCACCGTCGGCGGCCGGGGGAGCCGCCGTCCAGCAGCCGAGCGCCGCCTGCGCCGCCCGGCGCAGCGCGAAGGCCTCGGCCAACGCCCCGATCACGGCGTGCTGCTGGGTCCGGTAGGCCAGCACCGGCGCGCCGGGCGCCAGCGAGCCGTGCGAGCGCCGGGTCGCGCTGAACCGCCAGCTGAGGACGGCGCTTCGGGCGGCCAGCGCGGCCATCGCGGACGGCAGCGTGGCCCAGAGTGCCTGGCCGACGCCCAGTGTCCGCCGCAGCCGGGCCTGGGGGCCGCCGACCGGATCGTGCAGGGTCCCGTCGGCGGCCAGCGTGGCACCGTCCCGCAGCCAGCTGCGGTACGGCAGTCGCAGGTGCTGGAACCGCACGGCGGCGTAGGGCAGCGGCAGCGCGTCGAGCGTGATCGGGGTGGAGATCGACACCCCGGGCACCCGGCGGCCCCGCTCGTCGGTGAGGTCGACCAGGAACGAGAAGACTCCCGAGTCCCGATCGCCGCAGATCAGCCGGGCGCAGACGGCGGCCTTCTGCGGCAGCCCCCGGGCGGCGACGGAGGAGAACTTGGCGGCCCGCAGGTCGGGCGTGTGCAGCGTGAACTCGCGTGCCACCGGGTCGAATCGGGCTGTGGTGCGGGTGCCCAGGTGGCTGCTCGCGTCGCCCAGCTCGGTCACCAGGAACGACCCCTTGGCGTGGGCGTGCGCGAGCTCCCCGCCGGGGTCGGCGTCGGGCGAACCCAGCAGCGCCACCGAGCCGGCGCACAGGATGTAGTGGGAGAGGAAGGTCTGGTAGAGCGGCGGGTCGGCCAGCGCCGTGGCCGCGCTGAGTGCGGCCAGCAGGGCGGGGTCGGCGAACACCTCGGCGGCCGGCGGGAGCGTGGCCGCGAGTTGACGGAGCGTCAGATGGGCGCTGAGGTCGTCGGCCAGCGGGTGCGGTTCGGCGGCGAGCCGGCGGCCTGTCAGCAGCTCGGCGAGGCGTTCACCGAGGTTCTCGGTGAGCTTCGCGGTGAGCTTCGCGGTGAGGCTCTCGGCGGGGTTCCCGGTGAGGCGCTCGGTGAGCTGCTCGGTGAGATTCGTGGTGGGCTTCGTGGCGAGGCTCTCGACCGGCTTCCCGGTGCGTTCGAACTGGTCCATCGGATCCGGTCTTCCGCTCAGGGCTGTCTGGGCTGTCTGGGGTGTCAGGGCTGTCATGGCAGTCACGGCCGTCTTCTGCGCACGGGGTCGGTCCGCGCGGCGATGCCGCCGTCGCCGATCGGGCCGGGGGAGCCGGCGAAGTTCGACTCGGCCACCGGTGCGCGGACTTCGGCGGTCGGCAGCACGCGTCGGACGCTGCCGCTGAGCGCCTGCCCGGTGCCGGTCTCCAGGACGAGCGTCCCCGGTCCGGCCGCCTGGCGCAGGACCGTTGGCACATCGGCCGGGCGGGTCAGGCAGTTCGCCAGCGCGCGCGGCAGGTCACTCGCCGGGGTGTAGGCGCGGCCGGCCACCGCCGAGTGCACGGGCAGCCGCAGCGGTGCGAACGGCAGCGAACGGGCGTAGGACTCGAACTCGGCGGCCTGCCGGTGCAGTTCCGGATGGTGCGCGCGGAACGGCAGTCGCAGTCGGGCGGTCTCGATCCCCGCCGCCCGGGCCGCCCGTTCGGCGCCGAGCAGGGCTGCCGACGGTCCGGACACCACGGTCTCGCCGGGGTCGTTGACACAGGCGACGACCACCTCGCGGGTGCCGCACCGGGCCAGCAGCGCGCGCACCCGGGGAGCCGAGGCGTGCAGCACGGTCAGTCCGCCGTCCGCGCTGTGCAGCAACTGCCCCAGTCGGCAGGAGAGTCGGGCGCCGTCCGGCACGCTCAGCGCGCCGGCGGCGGTCAGCGCGGGGAGCTCGCCGAAGCTGACCGCGAGCAGCCGGTCGGCGGGCAGGCCGCGCACGCCCAGGGTCCGGTGGACCGCCAGGCAGACGCCGAACAGGGCGAGTTGGGCCGTCCCCGGTGCCTCGGCGGCCAGCTGGGCACCGGTCGGCGGGGCGGGCCCGAGCAGCCGGGGCCCGAGTGGCCGGACCCCGAACTGCGCGCCGGCCGGATCAGCGGCGCCGAACACCTCGGCCACCGCCGCCCGCAGTTGCGGCACCGTCGCCAGCGCGCGGGCCAGCGGGGAGAGCGGGAAGTCGCCCTGGCCGGGGAAGGTGTGGACGATCGGCCGCCGGACCGCGTGGCCACCGGGTCTGGGCATGGCGACCGCTCCTTCGGGTGCGGGGTTGGCCGGGCTGATGTCGCCCAGCCAACAGCAGCCTCGCGGTGCCGGCGAGACGGGAGCCCGGGTGGGGGTGTTGAACGCGGGTGAGTGTTGCGCAAGCTGTGCTGACGGCCCGTCAGGCCGCCTCGCCCCGGCGCACCGCCGGATCGCCGACGTGGTGACTCTCAGCGGTGCACGCCGTCCGTTCCCCTCGCGCGCCGCTCGCGCCGTGCTCCCTGCAGGTACCACCCTGGGGTATCGGGCGGAGCATGCCGACCGTCCCCCGCCGACCGGCTTGAGGAGATCAGCGATGACCGGCACCCGGGCTCCCAACCAGTACCTGCGCGCGCTGCTGACCGAAGCCGGGTGGAGCGGTGCGGAGTTGGCCCGCGCCGTGAACCGGGCCGGGGCGGCCGACGGCCACCGGTTCCGCTACGACCGCACCGCCGTCGCACACTGGCTCAGTGGCTCCTGCCCCGCCGCGCCCGTCCCGGCGCTGGTGGCCGAGGTGCTCTCCCGCGCGCTCGGCCGGCCGGTCACGGTGGCGGACACCCGGCTGGCCCGCCAGCCCGTCCGCACCCCGGGCCGAACCGAGCCGCCTGCCAGGGGTGCTGGGCAGGGGGCCGCCGAACCGCTCGGTGCGCAGCTGGCCCGACTGGCGGAAGCCGTCGCGGAGTCACCCGGCAGCACGGGTCCGGTCTACTCGCTCGCCCGCCGCCTGGTGCCCGCCTACCCCGCCCCGCCCGGAACCCGGCCGCTGCTGCCGTCCGCCGTACCCGGGGCGGCGGCCTCGCCGGGCGCGGCCCGGGTCGGTCGCGCCCAGCTGCGAGTGGCCCGGGAGTTGACGGCGTTCCTGCTCGCCGCCGAGGAGTCGCTGGGTGCCGCCTCCTGCCGTCCGGTGCTGTCCGGCCTGCTGGCCAGGGTGCTGCCCGAGTGGCTACGGGCCCCGGCCGCTCCCGCAGTGCGGCGCGAACTGCTGCTCTGCACCAGCCGGTTGTCCTATCTGGCCGGGTTCAGCTGCTTCGACAGCCGACGGCAGGGGGCGGCCCAGGCCTACTATCGGCTGGCCGGGGAACTGGCCGCCGAGGCGGCCGACCCCTGGCTGCACGCCACCGCGCTGCGCGGCCTGAGCGTGCAGGCCCACTACCTCGGCCGCCGTCGCTACGCGCGCGAACTGGCGGACGCCGCCGGTGCTCACCTGTCCGTTCTGACGTATCGTCAGCGAGCCTTCGTGCTCGGCCAGCAGGCGCTGGGCGCCGCCGACTGCGGTGACCGGGCGGCCGCCTTCGCCCACCTCGGCCGGGCCCAGCAGTGCCTGGAACGGGCAGAGCCCCCGGCGCCGGACCTCGGCGCCTACCACTGGTCCGCCTATGCCCACCAGGAGGCCGAGATGCTCGCCGCGCTCGGCGACACCGAAGGCGCGATCCGCGCACTGACCCGCTCGGTGCGCGAACGCCCGCCCGCCGAGCGCCGCGCGCGTGCCGTCACCAACGCCCGCCTGGCCGGGCTCCTCCTCGACCGTGGGCAGCTCGACCACGCCTGTGTGCGCTGGCACGCCGTGCTGGACGACTACCCCCTGCTCAGCTCCGTCCGCCTGCGCACCGCCGTCAGCGCGATGCGCACCAGGCTGCGCCCGCACTCGGGGAGTTCGGCGGTGCGGGTGCTGCTGAGCCGGGCGGCGACGGTGGCTGGAGGGGGGTTTGACGACAGGTCCTAGAGTGGCCGCATGACGCGATTCGAGGGTTGTGGGGCGCTGGTGACCGGCGCGGGACAAGGGATCGGGGAAGCGACCGCGCGGCGGCTGGCAGCGGAGGGCGCGGGCGTGCTGGTCGTCGACCGGGAGGCGGAGCGGGCCGAGCGGGTGGCGCTGTCGATCCGTCAGGAGGGCGGCACGGCAGCGGCGTTCACCTGCGAGGTGGACGAGCGCGAGCAGGTCGGGGCGGCGGTGGCCGAGGCCGTGCGGGTGTTCGGCGGCCTGGCCGTGTTGGTCAACAACACCTATGCGTACCACCAGGAGCCGGCCCGCTTCGAGGAGCACGAGGACGAGGCCTGGTACGCGGACTTCGAGGGCTGCGTGCACGGCGCCTTCCGGTGCGTCCGGGCGGCGGTGCCGCACCTGGTGGCGGCCGGTGGGCGGGGCGCGATCGTCAACATCGGCTCGGTGAACGCCGAACGCCACTTCGGCGGGCACGGCTACAGCGCGGCCAAGGCCGCGCTGGCCTCGTTCACCCGCACCCTCGCCGTCGACCTGGCGCCCAGGGGAGTGCGGGTCAACCTGGTGGAACCGGGCACGATCGCCACCAGCACCTGGGACGACCGCCCCGAGGTGCTGCGGCGCGCGGCGACCCAGTACCCGCTGGGGCGGGTCGGCACCCCGCAGGACGTCGCCGGGGCCGTGGCCTTCCTCGCCTCGCCGGACGCGGCCTGGATCACCGGTGTCACGCTGCCGGTGGACGGCGGGCTGCTGGTGAGCAACCTGGGCCTGAACCGGGCGATGCGGGCGGAGTGAGGCGGGGGCGGCGGCTCAGTTGAGGCACCGGTTCAGAAGAGCGTCTGCTGCGCGCCGGTCGGTGCCGGGCGGCGCCGCTCGGCCAGTCGCAGCCCGGCGCACGGGGCGTCCTGGCCGGCGGTGAGGGTCCAGCCGACCAGGTGGCGGGTGTCCAGCAGGAGCGGTGGGAGGCCGGGGGTGTCGAGGAGGAGATGCCGGCCGATCGGCGCGCGCAGCTCGCCGCTGAGCGTCGCGCCCTCGGTGAGGGCGGTGATCTCGCGGTAGACCGGCGGGGCGCCCGCCGTCAGCCCGAAGAGCGGGCGCTGGTCGACCACCGGGTGGTCCAGGTAGCGGTCGAGGGCTTGGCCGGCCAGCAGCTCCAGGGCCCGGGTGCGGCCGGCGGCCAGCTCCTGGTGCGCGGTGCGCTGCTCGGGCAGGTGCCACCAGTGCTCGACCTTGGTTCGCACCGGCAAGCGCTCGCGGGCGATCCCGGCGCCGGAGACGGTGAGTTCGGCGCGTCGCACGGCCGGCA contains:
- a CDS encoding DUF2797 domain-containing protein, which produces MSGWLAHGLRWEGARATLPATCGTREHLRELTAGARVSWRLLGPRRCVGAWLGSAVGQRPCPHGATVEPAGRSAQCPACQSADHGLRLARDQVLDDGRSYRLYLAWFGSGLLKVGLTGAHRGTNRLAEQAAIAFTFLGGGSLPAVRRAELTVSGAGIARERLPVRTKVEHWWHLPEQRTAHQELAAGRTRALELLAGQALDRYLDHPVVDQRPLFGLTAGAPPVYREITALTEGATLSGELRAPIGRHLLLDTPGLPPLLLDTRHLVGWTLTAGQDAPCAGLRLAERRRPAPTGAQQTLF
- a CDS encoding SDR family NAD(P)-dependent oxidoreductase, whose amino-acid sequence is MTRFEGCGALVTGAGQGIGEATARRLAAEGAGVLVVDREAERAERVALSIRQEGGTAAAFTCEVDEREQVGAAVAEAVRVFGGLAVLVNNTYAYHQEPARFEEHEDEAWYADFEGCVHGAFRCVRAAVPHLVAAGGRGAIVNIGSVNAERHFGGHGYSAAKAALASFTRTLAVDLAPRGVRVNLVEPGTIATSTWDDRPEVLRRAATQYPLGRVGTPQDVAGAVAFLASPDAAWITGVTLPVDGGLLVSNLGLNRAMRAE
- a CDS encoding ACP S-malonyltransferase, encoding MPRPGGHAVRRPIVHTFPGQGDFPLSPLARALATVPQLRAAVAEVFGAADPAGAQFGVRPLGPRLLGPAPPTGAQLAAEAPGTAQLALFGVCLAVHRTLGVRGLPADRLLAVSFGELPALTAAGALSVPDGARLSCRLGQLLHSADGGLTVLHASAPRVRALLARCGTREVVVACVNDPGETVVSGPSAALLGAERAARAAGIETARLRLPFRAHHPELHRQAAEFESYARSLPFAPLRLPVHSAVAGRAYTPASDLPRALANCLTRPADVPTVLRQAAGPGTLVLETGTGQALSGSVRRVLPTAEVRAPVAESNFAGSPGPIGDGGIAARTDPVRRRRP
- a CDS encoding acyl-CoA dehydrogenase family protein produces the protein MDQFERTGKPVESLATKPTTNLTEQLTERLTGNPAESLTAKLTAKLTENLGERLAELLTGRRLAAEPHPLADDLSAHLTLRQLAATLPPAAEVFADPALLAALSAATALADPPLYQTFLSHYILCAGSVALLGSPDADPGGELAHAHAKGSFLVTELGDASSHLGTRTTARFDPVAREFTLHTPDLRAAKFSSVAARGLPQKAAVCARLICGDRDSGVFSFLVDLTDERGRRVPGVSISTPITLDALPLPYAAVRFQHLRLPYRSWLRDGATLAADGTLHDPVGGPQARLRRTLGVGQALWATLPSAMAALAARSAVLSWRFSATRRSHGSLAPGAPVLAYRTQQHAVIGALAEAFALRRAAQAALGCWTAAPPAADGAGAGTRAAAGPGAPHAMTFSPWAAVDPSLALHKALATRATARLVGECQHRCGVSGFFAVNRLSGYLGLARAFENAGGDNTLILLDAGRAQAEQPPGPVPPPPPADPTDPAWWPGTVATLRHRLAVELRTDLRRHQADGATGLTLWNPLLDQALRLGEVAAQALAADAVTDRLVPGDAHDPLSALAALHGLVQARRLAGPLLATGLLTPEAVRQLPTAMDRLCDQLAPVLPAIAEALDPGATQADVPLGAPDYPAALVAALDWSRGAR